The genomic region CATCAGCATGATCGTGGCGAACGGGTGGATCGCGCCGAGGTAGCCGGGGTGATCGCGCAGCGTCTCGGCCATGAGGCGCTCGCACTCCTCGTAGTCGCCCTGCTCGCGGCGGATGTCGGCCAGCACGCCGTAGGCCAGGTAGCTGCCGCAGCCGACCATTGGGGAGTACCGGCTCGGCGCGTCGCCCATCTTGATGCACTCCTGCACGATCCGGGCGGCGGTGTGCAGGTCGCCCCGCTCGCGAGCGCAGTGGGCCTGCTCGAGCAGAAGGTCGGTGAAGCCCGGGAACATCCGGAGCCCCTCCTTCGCGCGCTCGATCGCCGCGTCGTACATCCTGTTGGTGCGCAAGGCCTTCACGAGGCGGTTGGTGAGCGACGGCACGTAGCCGTAGTCGCTCTTGTCCTCGCCGTCGCCCAGAAGATCCCAGGCCTTCTGGAACTGCTCGAGGGCGGCCTCGGCGTCGCCGGCGGCGGCGTACTCGGAGCCCAGGTTGAAGCAGAGGAACGGGGACATCTCCCCCTCCGCCTGCTGGCGCTCGAGCAGCTCGATGTTGCGGCGCGACTTCTCCTTCGCGTCGCGCACCGCGCCCAGGTAGCCGTAGTGCTCGATGCGCACTGACGGCTGCTCGATCCGTTCCGGCATGCCGGACGGGAGCTGGTGGGCGATCTGCTCGTGGATCCGGCCCTCAAAGCGGTACTCGGGGCGGTTGCGGAACATGCGCAGGGCGTTGTGGTTCACGGCGGTGCCGTCGTCCACGTCGCCGGTGAAGTTGGTCTCTGTGAGGAAGATCGCCTCGCGCCACACATGGCCCGCGAGCTCGCGCAGGCGCGGCGCGTCCTCGCGCACGAGCACCTCGTCGGCGTCGAGGTAGATGAACCAGTCCCCCGTGGCGGCGTCGAGCGAGACGTTGCGCGCCTCCGCGAAATCGCCCGTCCACTCGTGATGCAGCACCTTCGCGCCGTAGGACTCGGCGATCTCCACGGTGCGGTCCGTGGAGCCCGTGTCGACGATGATCATCTCGTCCACCACGTCGTGGATCGCCTCGAGACTGCGCGGGAGCATCTCCTCCTCGTCCTTGACGATCATCACGAGGCTGATGGTCTTGCCCTTGGCGGGCTGCGCGCGGCCCGCCACGCTGTCCACGCGCTTCGACAGCTCGCCGAGCTCGAGCGCCACCGGACGCGGCAGGGTGCGCAGGATGTCCACGCCCTCACGGCGCCGGCGCGCGAGCTGCTCGAGGTTGCGGCTCACGTGCGGAAGATCGTTGTCCAGGCGCTTTGCGGCCTTGAACAGCTGCTCGGCCGGCTTCAGGCCGCCGAGCTCATAGAAGAGGACGCCCGTGTAGTTGAGGAACATGGGCTCGCGCGCCTCGTCCTCGAGCAGCTCGA from Thermoleophilaceae bacterium harbors:
- a CDS encoding glycosyltransferase, encoding MALRLTTASAPKTVRRSPQELAALARTHLGNCDVAAYRALFEEVAGDPNEHTRFRGRLTLLEAAMGASAPPKVLHKTLLAGARSGIELLEDEAREPMFLNYTGVLFYELGGLKPAEQLFKAAKRLDNDLPHVSRNLEQLARRRREGVDILRTLPRPVALELGELSKRVDSVAGRAQPAKGKTISLVMIVKDEEEMLPRSLEAIHDVVDEMIIVDTGSTDRTVEIAESYGAKVLHHEWTGDFAEARNVSLDAATGDWFIYLDADEVLVREDAPRLRELAGHVWREAIFLTETNFTGDVDDGTAVNHNALRMFRNRPEYRFEGRIHEQIAHQLPSGMPERIEQPSVRIEHYGYLGAVRDAKEKSRRNIELLERQQAEGEMSPFLCFNLGSEYAAAGDAEAALEQFQKAWDLLGDGEDKSDYGYVPSLTNRLVKALRTNRMYDAAIERAKEGLRMFPGFTDLLLEQAHCARERGDLHTAARIVQECIKMGDAPSRYSPMVGCGSYLAYGVLADIRREQGDYEECERLMAETLRDHPGYLGAIHPFATIMLMRGLEPEAMVARVEATVRTLTPSAHFMVGSALYEHRFAEAAELQFRAVLAKQPSSDPARVALSETLLSQRRWAEAAEAAAEVEDSSGYALTARRSELFARIMDGDREGTGRALAQADSIGMVAGDLALFRAWDAVRGGGQPPIALPLESGALLALTLEALLRVQDVDAFAELLPLLDRIGLPRRERRELLASIYLRRGFLESAGDEWVAACQEDGPDVRALFGLAQVAAGRGLLEDAQMFAEETRTLEPAHAGAGRLLDALGAAA